The sequence GCGATGATGCTCGATGAGGCTGCGACATCGCTTATCCCCGACTCGGTAAAAGTTCATCAAATACGATCTTGCGAACTCTCGCTCCCCCTGCGCCTGATCAAGTCCAGCGGCTTGTTGCGTTCGATGTTTTATCCGGTCGTAATGCCGGTCAAGAAGGAATGGACATACTCCGCATGGAAACAGTTGGATTGGGTCAAGAAAGGCGATTATGACCTGATCATGAGTTTTTCCCAGCCCCACAGCAACCACTTGCTCGGCATGCGGTTGGCGGAAAAACTCTCGCTGCCGTGGGTCGCCTTTTTCAGCGACCCCTGGACCAGGAATCCCTATGACCAACTGGAAGGGAAGCTCCTTTCGTATATTGAGGGCCTTGAGCGAAAGGTGTTTGAAAATGCGGACTCCCTGCTGTTTACATCGATGGAAACCGTGGACCACGTCATGGACGGGTATGGTGAGCAGATAAGGAAGAAAGCGGCGGTTTTGCCCCATTGCTTTGTTCCAGACTGGTACCAGAAGGTTGACGGGGCTCGGGCTGCGGATAATGGGCGCATAAAAATGGTTCACACAGGACATTTTTACAGGAACCGAAGCCCCATGCCCTTGTTCGAAGTCTTGAAAGAGCTTGAGGAGACAGCAAGCATTTCGAAGACGCTGGAGGTCGTTTGTATCGGGCAGATGCCTTCCGAATGTCAGGAGTGGATTTCCCAGAACGGTCTTGACCATCTGATAACCGTTGAGGAGCCCGTACCGTATCTGGATTCCTTGAAAAGAATATCGGGCGCGGATTGGCTCTTTTTCGTCGATGCCCCATCCGACAAGCCCAGCGTATTTCTGCCTTCCAAGCTGGTCGATTATCTGGGCAGCGGAAAACCAATCCTGGGCGTGACTCCCAAGCAGGGGGCCAGTGCGCGAGTGTTGCGTGAGACCGGAAATATCGCCTGCGATCTCAACGATCGGGAGAGCCTCAAGGAAGTCGTCCTGGGCATTGCCCGATCCGATTTGGATATCAGGCAATATGACAACGAGCAGTACTCGGTGTACACTATTTCCAAGGGGCTCATGGAGTCGCTCGAGGATATTGTCTCAGGCTGATTTATTGCATGAAGGAATGGGCGGACTGATGGTCTGGCGTCCTCAACTCAACGTGGCGAAGAGGTCTGCGGGTCAATAAACGCCTGCATCTCCGGGTAAAAGTTTTCGTTTCAAATGGTTGCCGATGGTCGGCAGCCGACACAATAAAAGTTACGATCTGCAAAGAGAGAGTAAGATGGTCCGGGTAATACTTGTGGCGGGAGCCCGCCCCAATTTTATGAAGATCGCCCCCCTCATGCGCGCTGCCAAGGCGGCGGGTATCGACTACAGACTGGTGCACACGGGGCAGCATTATGACTACGAAATGTCTCAGACCTTTTTTGATGATCTGGGTATGGGAAAGCCGGACTATTTCCTCAATGCCGGTTCAGGGTCCCACGCGGAACAGACTGCGTCCATAATGCTTGCTTTCGAAAAGGTATGCCTTGAGTGGAAACCGGACTGGGTTCTGGTTGTAGGGGATGTCAATTCCACGCTCGCATGCGCCATCGTATCCAAGAAGCTGCATATCAACGTCGCCCATGTGGAGGCGGGGCTCCGGAGTTTTGACCGGACCATGCCTGAAGAGATCAACAGGTTGGTCACGGACTCCATCTCCGACCTCTGCTTCGTGACCGAAATGAGCGGAGAGGAAAATCTGCTGAAGGAAAACCATCCGAAGTCGCGGGTGCACTTCGTCGGGCATGTCATGATCGACAATCTACTGTATCAGAAGGATGTTCTGGAGCAGTTCGATGTGTCGTCGTTCGCGCATGGCGGGGACAAGCCCGAGGCCGGGCCCTACGCCTTCATGACCCTGCACCGCCCGTCGAATGTGGACTCCGTCGAGACTCTGGGCAGCATTGTTGAGGCGATCGGGACTGTCGCAAAGGAAATGCCCGTCATATTTCCCGTACATCCGAGAACTCGCAAGAAGATCGACGAATTCGGCATGGCTTTGCCCAAGAACATAGTCCAATTGCCACCCCTTGGCTTCCGTGAGTCGCTCTGGTTCTGGAAGGATGCGCAAGTTGTCTTCACCGACAGCGGCGGCCTGCAGGAAGAGACTACCGCCTTGAGAGTTCCCTGTGTGACCATTCGGGAGAATACTGAACGCCCGGTGACGGTTGAGGTGGGGAGTAATGTTTTGAGCGGAATCTCAACCAAAGCCATCAGGGCCGCCTACAACCAGGCTCTGGAAAAAGGAAAGACCAGCCGGATTCCGGAAAAATGGGATGGAAAGGCTTCGGAACGCATTTGGAGCATCCTTCAGGACGTCCAGGGCGGGGAGACGCGGTAGTTCTCCCCGCAGGATTTTCTTGGGTACTCGATTAGTACCCCAGTGAAAGGTCTATGGTCCCGAGGAGTTCGTCTCCTGCCGAGAATCTGAGCAGGTTGTTCACCATTCGCTGGAAGAGGTCTTCCTTGTCTCCGGCCAGGGAGTAGGCGGAGTGGTTGGTAAACAACACGTTGGGCTCGCCATGGCAGGGATGGTTCTTGCCTTGGGGGTCGATGTCGAGTGCCGCGCCGGATATCGAACCGTTCTGTATGGCCTGCTTCATGGCCTCACCATCCACGATGGCGTCTCTGCCGATATTCACCAGATATGGCTTGCGGGTCATGGCGGCGAAGGTCTCTTTATCGACCAGTTTGTTCGTTTCCGGCGTGAACGGGAGTGTGATGACGATGGCATCCGCCTTGGCCACGGCCTCGGAAAGGGCCTCTGTTGGATATGCCGTGTCAAATCCTTCCGGCTTCCGTCCTGATCGGTTGACGCCGGACACGCGCATGCCGTTGGCACCCGCCAGACGACAGAGGGCCTGGCCGATGGACCCCGTACCCAAGATGCACAAACGGGCGCCTTCGATCGCATCTGACCGGACCTCGCGCTGAACCGACTTGCCGTGGTGCTCCAGAAAGTGTTTGGCACCCAGGTAGATCAGCCCCATGGCGTATTCGGATACGGCCTTATGGCGGAGGCCTTTGCTCGATGTCAGGAGCTGCCCCCGATCCCCGATATCGCCCAAGGGGAGGTGGTCAATCCCCGAGCTCATGGAATGGAGCCAGCGTATGTTCCTGGCTCGGGCATGCAAAAGGTCCAGGTGGGCTTGTCCGGCCCCCCAATCCAGCACGACTCCCTGGATGTCGGCAGAAGAATACCCCGAATCGGGGCCGTGGATGACCAGGTTCGGCTTAGTTGAGCTGATGAGGCCAAATTTCCGTGCGGCCCGGAGCGCCAGCCCCGGCTGAACCGTTTGAAAATCGTAGTAAAGTATGTTCTCTAGTATGTGCTTCAGGCGAATCTCGGTGGAGATTCTCTGGGCGTATCGGGAAGGCACGAGTATTTTCATGTGTACTCCATCAATGCAGGGAAATGATGAACAAGGTTCAGGCCAAACAACACGACGTTTCCTTGGATATGGTAAGAATCTTCGGCGTTGCGCTGGTCATTGCCGGTCATTCCCATTTTCCCTGGCCTCTTGAGAAGGCCATCTATTCCTTTCACATGCCTCTGTTCTTTTTTCTCAGCGGCATGTTGTTCAGGAACTCACCACCGGTCACTCTTGCCCGGAAAAAGTTCAAGACACTTATTATCCCCTACGTCATGGCAAGTCTGCTGACGGCGTGTCTGTACGGGGTCGCCTCGGGGGCGGTCTTAACCCCGGACTTCTATCTTTCCATACCACCCGGCATCTTCAGGGCGCAATCGCCGGACGGCCTGTTTTGGAATTCCCCACTGTGGTTCCTGCCGGCTCTGTTCTGGTGTTTCATGGCTATGGCCCTTCTGTCTCGTTTTGTCGGAGATCGGCTTGGACCATTGTTGGCCGTTCCTGCGGGCATACTCCTTGTGGGATGGGCCGCAACGCACAGGGAATACCTGCCATTGGGGCTGGATACCGCCTCTGAAGGCCTCATTTTTGTCTCTCTGGGGTTCTTGTTCACGCAGGTGTTGGCGAAAATTCGTCTGAATTCGATACGCCTTGGGCTATTGGCGGCAGCCTCCTTCTTCGTGTGGCTGATCTTGTTTGCGATTCATCCCGATTACTTCGTCGTCGCTCACCTGAAGGTTTTCCCCTTGTGGCTGTGGCTGGCGCTCAGCCTCAGCGGAACGGTGGCTGTGGTGGCGTTCTTCACCTTCGCATGCGATGTGCTGCCGGAACGGGTTGTCTCGTCTTCACGGCAAAGCCTGGTCAAAGTCGCAGCCTACACCTTCCCGCTGTATATGTTCCACAAGCCTATCATCACTTTGCTTGCCGAGTGGCTGGGGAGGGCTGGCTACGATCCTCAGTCCTCCTACCCGTTTCTTTTCCTCTGCGGCACCGCGATCACATTGGCGGGTGTCCTGTTGTTTGAATTCTGCACGCCCCGTTTCTACGCTCTTGTCGTGGGAGGTCGGTCGACCGGGATCAGGCGTAGCTCGCGATGATCTGTTGCAGCTTATGCAGATGGTTGATGAACGCTTCCTGCTGATGTTTTCCGGTCAATTTTGAAGGGATGGCCTTTCGCAACACTTCCTTGCGCATCATCTTGTCCATGATGGAGTCGTTTGTGGCTGTGTCTTCAAACTCTTTTCGAGCTATGTTCGTGGCCATTTCCACCGGGGAGATGCCCAGTTCTGCCGCCTTTCCTATCAGCGAGAAAAGAACATCCCGGTAAAGCTCGGCACAAATCCGTTCTATGGAATCTATCTTCAGTCCCGTGTCGTAAAGTGAGGACGCGAATACGCCGCCGTTGTTAACGATGAAGCCGGGCAGACACGTAATGCCTCTCTTCTCGAGCGATTCGACGACGCCGTCCTGATAAGGGGCGTTGGCGATGGGGATCACTGAGGCTGCCTTCAGTCCGGCAGCCAAATCAAGGGACAGGCTGCCGACTCTGGCCGAAGGAATGAAAACGTCGGCCTCAACGTCGAAAATGGAGTCCCTGTTCAAGCCTCCCCCCGGCAGATGGCTCACAAGGTCGTCGCCATGGGATTTTTTTGCGTCGAGGAGAGCCGTCCGGGAATAGCCGTCTTTGTTGACCGCCGCGCCTGCGATGGTGGATATCCCAACAACGCGGAATTCCGTTTCATCCAGTCTGTCGATGAGGTGGGTCGCGACGCTGCCGAATCCCTCAATAGCAATGGTTGTCGGGGAATCCGATTTGTTGTGTGCGCGGTATGCATGAAGGGCTGCCGCAGCGGACAGCGCAGTGAAAAGCGAGGTGTCGGTCGGAGTGCCTATGGAAATTCCCGCACCGGCATATATGGCCTTCAACTCTTCCGGACCGCAGTTCATGTCCATCCCTGGGTAGTAGATGCCCGTCTGAAGAATGGGTGCCGCGGATTGGCCGAAGAGTCTGAGCTTTTGGAGCTTCTCTTCCTTGCTCAGTGTCCCCGGCAGCTTGATTCCGGTCTTGGCGCCTCCCCGGGGGAGTCCGGAAAAGGCGTATTTCAGTGACATCTCCTGCGCGAGCTTGGTCACTTCCGCAGTATTGATTGCATCGGCAATCCGGACGCCTCCGGAACTGGTGTTGTTGCATATGGAGTTGATAACGATCTCGGCGTAACACCCTTCGCCGAGGTCGGTGGATATGGTCAGATTGAGAAAATTCCTTTTCATTATTTTCACCCCGGATAAGTTGGGCACGCAAGGTCCCGTTCCATTTCGGGTAGGGGGCTGCGGCAATAGCGCCTGGAGTCGGACTCGTTGAACAGGCCGGACGTGGCGCGAATAGGCTATCTGATTTCCTCTGTCAAAGTAACTATATAAACTTAGTTCGGCAAGCAAGGTTATTGGCTGTTTGATTGCGGCATACATAGTTTTTTGGGCCTTTTTTAAACCCGATGCCTTTGTTGAGCAGCTATTGAAATTGGGCGGTGCATGATCATGGGCCCTGTTCATATTGATTGAATACAATAGCTCGATATTGTGAGATGTTGTGCACACGGCTGACGCATGCTTCGCGCGGAATTCCGCTAGAGTGTCGGGCCATACGCCTCATGGACTTGCCAAGATATCCTGTGGTTCATGGACTTCTCAACGCGGGAGGGTTTTGAATCACCAGAGAATCTATCTTGGAATCCCGAGCGTCACGACCTGCAAAAATGTCTGTATATACGATTTTTTACAAATAAGATCGGATGGTTAACGGCACATCAGCAGAGTGTCAGTTTGTTTGACTTCGCGTAGGTGTCGAGCTATAAAATCAAATGTTTTACAAAAAAAACAGATGGTTGATAGTTCTCAAGCGACAGATCACTGTAAAGCGCGTCCTATCGGCTTGTTGCACGACCGGACTTGGGGGCTGATATGAGCAGCGCAGTAGAAAAAAATGCCATGGTGAGCGTAATTATTCCAACATATAATCGGGCGAAGCTGGTTGGACAGGCCATTGAGAGTGTCTTGAGGCAGACCTTTGATGATTATGAGATCATTGTCATAGACGATGGGTCTGCTGACGATACCAGAGATGTGGTGACGAAAAAGTACCCGCAAGTCGAGTATATCTATCAGGATAACGCTGGCGTGGCCGCTGCGCGAAATAGGGGTTTGAGGGTTGCAAAAGGAGAGTTGGTCGCCTTTCTGGACGCTGACGATGTCTGGTATGATGACAAGCTCGAAAAGCAGGTTCAAATAATGCGGGGCGACAAAAGCGTCCCGCTTTGCTTCTCGGATTGGCGCGTGATCAAAAACGGTGTCGTCGCCCATGACTCGGGCATGTTGGCCGGTGGGCTTAACCTGGACACGGAGTTCGACTACTCCAATCTGATCACCGGCTTTTGCATACTGCCGTCGACCGTGATGGTACGAAGAGATTTGGTTCTCAAATACGGCCTTTTTAATGAGCAATTGGCTTTGTGTGAGGATTGGGATCTCTTCACCAGGATTTCGACGGAGGGGAAGATCGTCTTTATCAATAAACCGATGATCGATCGATTCTTGGGGCAAGACAACCTCATCGGCAGGACGGAAGTATGGATGCGCGCTTCCGTTGAAATAATTGCAAAACACATGGGTATGATCGCGGACGGGCGGCTCAACGTTCCCAATCGCGCGACGGCGTTGGAGCGGCTGGGCAAGCGTTTGTTGCGAGACGGAGAGAGGCTGGCCTACATTCTCTACACGTCGGGAAAAGCGAACGAGGCTCGAAGTGTCCTGCTGCGATGCGTTTTCATTGGAAAGTCAATCAATAATGATATTGCTCGGTTGCTGATAAAGACATGCATCCCGCATAAGCTCGGGCGAAAAATTAAACATGTAGTTTTGGGTAACCGACTCAACAATGATTAACGTACATAAATTGCTGGCCAGAAATACGTTGGCCACATTTGTAAAACATTTCGTTAACTTGGGCATTCTGTTCTATTTGACGCCGTTTACCATCTCCGCAATTGGCAATCTTCAATACGGCCTCTGGGCCGTTGTCCTGACCGTGGCCGGGTATTCCGGCTTGTTGGATATGGGGATCACCACAGCCACGACAAAGCTAGCCGCTGAGTACAGATCAAGAGATAAATCTGACAAGTTGAACGAGTTGATATCGTCCTCGATATCCCTGTTCACTTTCTTTGGCTTTATTTGCCTGGTTTTGATCATGATTTTCATGCCTGGGTATATCGCATCGATCAATCATGAGGCCCTGGGGACGGAATCGCCGGTAGTCATATCCGCCCTGATAGGGATTGATATCTTTTTCGTTTTCATCGCCAATATATTCACCGGTATCATATTGAGCTTCCACCAGTTCCATATCAAATCCCTGATCGATATCATTGTGGGATTACTGCGCTTGTTCGCTACGATTGTTGTTTTGAACGCAGGGTATGGATTGCTCGGTTTGGCGTTCATAAAATTGTCAACAAGCGTTATTTCATCTTCCGCATTGTACTTTGTGTTCAAGAAACAGATGCCCAGCTATAAAATCAAAATAAAGAGGCCCGCACCTGGCGAAGTACGGAGCCTGGTGAGCTTGGGCGGGAAGCTGTTTTATATGACGTTGGCGGTAAGACTGAGCAACATGACGTCGCCGATCATAGTCGCTTCGACCATCGGTTCCGTATGGAATGCCTACTATGCAATCGTCGAGCGACTGGCCACCTATGGAAATGAAATCGTCTATGCCGTGACAGCCGCTTTTATGCCGGTTTTCAGCGAATTGTTCGCTCAGGATGAGGATGAAATGGTAGGCAGGTTATACTTGCAGTATACGCGGTACGTCATCTCGTTGAGCATGCCCATGTTCATCGGCGTAGTCGTGTTGGGACCGGAATTCATCGGCGTATGGATCAACCACGATTACATGGTGAAGGGTGGGACCGCCCTGCGCTTTCTGGCCAGCTCTTTCGCCATTATCGGACTGCAACCGCTCCTGGGACGCCTTGTCATCGGTAGCGGACGGGTTGGTTTTTACACGACGACTGTCAGCGTTGGTATCGTGCTTAATATCCTGATATCGATCCCGATCTGTTATTATCTCGGCATCACGGGGTTGGCTGCGCTGAGTACACTCTTTTCGACGTTTTTCTTTGTGGTATTCACCATACACTTGAGCAAGGCCTATAATATATCTATTAAAAATCAAATAGTGGATTGCTATCTGAGGATGGTGCCGCCCATTGCCGCTTTTCTCATCGCCTATAAATTGATGGGCAATATGCCCATGGCTGACTCGTATTTTGCGGTCTTCACAAAAGCCGTTATTCTTGTCGCCGTATACGTCCCCGTTGCATTTGTGAGTGTGTTGAATTCAAAAGAGCGGGCCAAGATCTTTCAGGTTATCTCATTACGTGTTCTGAAGTCCTGATTCGCGGTGGTATGGGGTGTGATGTGTTTGCATCAATAATGTATACCGCGCCTTCAAGCGGCTCAAAGAGTTCAGGTGTGCACAGGGGCGACTCTTTACAACCTGCAATGCCAGTTGAGAAATGCTGATGAACAAAGTCTCAATTATAATACCAGCATATAATGCAGGGAAATTCGTCGAAAATGCCATAATGAGCATCCTGACTCAGGATGTCGATTTCAGCTTCGAGATTCTCATTATAGACGACAATTCCGAGGATGATACCCGACAGGTTGTTTCAAGGCTTCAAGATCAGTATCAGCAGGTCAAACTGCTCACGAATTCAAGAGGGAAAGGGCCATCCGGCGCCAGAAATACCGGACTGATCGCGTCTACTGGAGAGTATGTCGCCTTTCTGGATGCCGATGATTTATGGCTGCAAGGTCATCTGCGAAAAGGAATGGCCTTTTTCGAAAAAAATCCTGATGTCGATGTTGTCTTCTTTGATTTTGATATCGTCGATTATCAGTCCAAGGAAGTTCTGGGCAATTGGTTTGATCAATTCGGGATGATGAAACGTTTTGCCACACGTGAACTTGAGGGCGGGGGGTATCTGATCCTGGATGATATGTTTGTCGCCTTGGTGAAGGCTTCCTTTGTCCACCTTCAATCCATGATAATGCGGAAAAGTTGTGCTGAAGGTATCCTCTTCAACGAAAGCGTCATGCGTTCAGAAGATCGTGACTTCAACATGCGTCTGGTCCTTGAAAAGGGGGCCCAATATGCTTTTTGCCCCATCAGGACGGGCGTGTACCATAGGTGCGAGAATAGCCTGACCGCGCACAGTCTGGATGCGGATATCGCTATCGTTACGGACAGAATCTGTGTCCTTGAAGGCTATACCAAGAGGTATGGGTTTTCACGTCCCCAAAGAAAAGTGCTGTTCAGTGAACTGCATAAACAGGCACTCATGTTGTCTTATCTATACCGACAGCAGAACAAACCGCAAAAATCTTTCCCTTGCCTGTTTAAAAGCCTGAAGTATGGGTTCAGCCATCATGTATGCATGGAGTTTGTAAAAATCTGCGGCGAGCCGTTTCGAAAGTATTTCGCATGAACATGGCCTTGCAGGCACGGCCCCCTCACTGCTTCTCTTCCATGATAAGCAGGTCCTGATACGTTCATACCTCACTTTTTCTCTTGTAACTCCCTCAGGGTTTGATCGTTTCCAAAGTCCTCTGGAGTGCTCGTTTAAAGGCCGTTGCTGCCAAGGGACAAAACCTGTCCGTCTAGCAATCATGTCTTTGGATGAAGATGATGCGCCAATAAAAAAGCCACCTGAATCAGGTGGCCTTGTTGTTTGCCGCAAAGGGCATGATCTATCCTCCAAACCAGCCGGGGGCGATGACTTCGAGGGCCTTCGTGTAGTGTACTCGCAGGTCTTCCAGCTTGCCGCCGATGATTTTTTCCTGTTCACCCAGGCTGCTGGGGCAGGTGCCCTGCATTTGGTCCGCAATAGCTTGGATTTCCTTGACTGTAGACTTGATCATAATGATCTCGTCGGCGAGGTTCTCGCTCTTGTCGGAGGCCAGGACATCATAGAGACGGGCCTTCCATGTGTTGAGTTCCATTTCGAGTCCCTTGCAGTAGTGGGCCACAGCCTCCTGCTTGCCTGCGTCGGTCGGGCAACCATCGATTCCCATACAGCTTGGACAGGGTCCGGGGTAGTCCATATTCGGCATAATGGTTCTCCATACTGTTGAAGGTTGATACTGCATGAAGCGTA is a genomic window of uncultured Pseudodesulfovibrio sp. containing:
- a CDS encoding glycosyltransferase, whose product is MRILSIMYIYPPLLYPASIRNLRITHGLAAQGAQIDVVMVDPDTYEPPGAMMLDEAATSLIPDSVKVHQIRSCELSLPLRLIKSSGLLRSMFYPVVMPVKKEWTYSAWKQLDWVKKGDYDLIMSFSQPHSNHLLGMRLAEKLSLPWVAFFSDPWTRNPYDQLEGKLLSYIEGLERKVFENADSLLFTSMETVDHVMDGYGEQIRKKAAVLPHCFVPDWYQKVDGARAADNGRIKMVHTGHFYRNRSPMPLFEVLKELEETASISKTLEVVCIGQMPSECQEWISQNGLDHLITVEEPVPYLDSLKRISGADWLFFVDAPSDKPSVFLPSKLVDYLGSGKPILGVTPKQGASARVLRETGNIACDLNDRESLKEVVLGIARSDLDIRQYDNEQYSVYTISKGLMESLEDIVSG
- the wecB gene encoding UDP-N-acetylglucosamine 2-epimerase (non-hydrolyzing), translated to MVRVILVAGARPNFMKIAPLMRAAKAAGIDYRLVHTGQHYDYEMSQTFFDDLGMGKPDYFLNAGSGSHAEQTASIMLAFEKVCLEWKPDWVLVVGDVNSTLACAIVSKKLHINVAHVEAGLRSFDRTMPEEINRLVTDSISDLCFVTEMSGEENLLKENHPKSRVHFVGHVMIDNLLYQKDVLEQFDVSSFAHGGDKPEAGPYAFMTLHRPSNVDSVETLGSIVEAIGTVAKEMPVIFPVHPRTRKKIDEFGMALPKNIVQLPPLGFRESLWFWKDAQVVFTDSGGLQEETTALRVPCVTIRENTERPVTVEVGSNVLSGISTKAIRAAYNQALEKGKTSRIPEKWDGKASERIWSILQDVQGGETR
- a CDS encoding NAD(P)-dependent oxidoreductase; its protein translation is MKILVPSRYAQRISTEIRLKHILENILYYDFQTVQPGLALRAARKFGLISSTKPNLVIHGPDSGYSSADIQGVVLDWGAGQAHLDLLHARARNIRWLHSMSSGIDHLPLGDIGDRGQLLTSSKGLRHKAVSEYAMGLIYLGAKHFLEHHGKSVQREVRSDAIEGARLCILGTGSIGQALCRLAGANGMRVSGVNRSGRKPEGFDTAYPTEALSEAVAKADAIVITLPFTPETNKLVDKETFAAMTRKPYLVNIGRDAIVDGEAMKQAIQNGSISGAALDIDPQGKNHPCHGEPNVLFTNHSAYSLAGDKEDLFQRMVNNLLRFSAGDELLGTIDLSLGY
- a CDS encoding acyltransferase — its product is MMNKVQAKQHDVSLDMVRIFGVALVIAGHSHFPWPLEKAIYSFHMPLFFFLSGMLFRNSPPVTLARKKFKTLIIPYVMASLLTACLYGVASGAVLTPDFYLSIPPGIFRAQSPDGLFWNSPLWFLPALFWCFMAMALLSRFVGDRLGPLLAVPAGILLVGWAATHREYLPLGLDTASEGLIFVSLGFLFTQVLAKIRLNSIRLGLLAAASFFVWLILFAIHPDYFVVAHLKVFPLWLWLALSLSGTVAVVAFFTFACDVLPERVVSSSRQSLVKVAAYTFPLYMFHKPIITLLAEWLGRAGYDPQSSYPFLFLCGTAITLAGVLLFEFCTPRFYALVVGGRSTGIRRSSR
- a CDS encoding Glu/Leu/Phe/Val dehydrogenase dimerization domain-containing protein codes for the protein MKRNFLNLTISTDLGEGCYAEIVINSICNNTSSGGVRIADAINTAEVTKLAQEMSLKYAFSGLPRGGAKTGIKLPGTLSKEEKLQKLRLFGQSAAPILQTGIYYPGMDMNCGPEELKAIYAGAGISIGTPTDTSLFTALSAAAALHAYRAHNKSDSPTTIAIEGFGSVATHLIDRLDETEFRVVGISTIAGAAVNKDGYSRTALLDAKKSHGDDLVSHLPGGGLNRDSIFDVEADVFIPSARVGSLSLDLAAGLKAASVIPIANAPYQDGVVESLEKRGITCLPGFIVNNGGVFASSLYDTGLKIDSIERICAELYRDVLFSLIGKAAELGISPVEMATNIARKEFEDTATNDSIMDKMMRKEVLRKAIPSKLTGKHQQEAFINHLHKLQQIIASYA
- a CDS encoding glycosyltransferase gives rise to the protein MSSAVEKNAMVSVIIPTYNRAKLVGQAIESVLRQTFDDYEIIVIDDGSADDTRDVVTKKYPQVEYIYQDNAGVAAARNRGLRVAKGELVAFLDADDVWYDDKLEKQVQIMRGDKSVPLCFSDWRVIKNGVVAHDSGMLAGGLNLDTEFDYSNLITGFCILPSTVMVRRDLVLKYGLFNEQLALCEDWDLFTRISTEGKIVFINKPMIDRFLGQDNLIGRTEVWMRASVEIIAKHMGMIADGRLNVPNRATALERLGKRLLRDGERLAYILYTSGKANEARSVLLRCVFIGKSINNDIARLLIKTCIPHKLGRKIKHVVLGNRLNND
- a CDS encoding oligosaccharide flippase family protein — translated: MINVHKLLARNTLATFVKHFVNLGILFYLTPFTISAIGNLQYGLWAVVLTVAGYSGLLDMGITTATTKLAAEYRSRDKSDKLNELISSSISLFTFFGFICLVLIMIFMPGYIASINHEALGTESPVVISALIGIDIFFVFIANIFTGIILSFHQFHIKSLIDIIVGLLRLFATIVVLNAGYGLLGLAFIKLSTSVISSSALYFVFKKQMPSYKIKIKRPAPGEVRSLVSLGGKLFYMTLAVRLSNMTSPIIVASTIGSVWNAYYAIVERLATYGNEIVYAVTAAFMPVFSELFAQDEDEMVGRLYLQYTRYVISLSMPMFIGVVVLGPEFIGVWINHDYMVKGGTALRFLASSFAIIGLQPLLGRLVIGSGRVGFYTTTVSVGIVLNILISIPICYYLGITGLAALSTLFSTFFFVVFTIHLSKAYNISIKNQIVDCYLRMVPPIAAFLIAYKLMGNMPMADSYFAVFTKAVILVAVYVPVAFVSVLNSKERAKIFQVISLRVLKS
- a CDS encoding glycosyltransferase family 2 protein, giving the protein MLMNKVSIIIPAYNAGKFVENAIMSILTQDVDFSFEILIIDDNSEDDTRQVVSRLQDQYQQVKLLTNSRGKGPSGARNTGLIASTGEYVAFLDADDLWLQGHLRKGMAFFEKNPDVDVVFFDFDIVDYQSKEVLGNWFDQFGMMKRFATRELEGGGYLILDDMFVALVKASFVHLQSMIMRKSCAEGILFNESVMRSEDRDFNMRLVLEKGAQYAFCPIRTGVYHRCENSLTAHSLDADIAIVTDRICVLEGYTKRYGFSRPQRKVLFSELHKQALMLSYLYRQQNKPQKSFPCLFKSLKYGFSHHVCMEFVKICGEPFRKYFA